In the Mycobacteriales bacterium genome, one interval contains:
- a CDS encoding NAD-dependent epimerase/dehydratase family protein, translated as MSSRVVLVTGVSRYLGSRLAGVLAADPSIERVLGVDSAQPRPEQKKALGRTEFVRADIRNPLIAKLIAQAEVDTVVHMNVLATPAGAGGRAAMKEINVIGTMQLLAACQKAPTMRKLVVKSTTAVYGSSPRDPALFDESVEPRLLPKSGYAKDAVEVEGYVRGFGRRRPGVTLSLLRFTNFIGAGIDTPLTRYFSLPVIPTVLGFDPRIQLCHEDDGIEVLCRAVREEHPGIVNVGGSGVLLLSQAIRRLGKPALPVPAPAVSLVARAMRTAGIVDVSPEQMRYLEHGRVADVSRLHDTFGWGPRPTEQAFADFVERTGQRRLLKPQTAAAAERLLLDVLTRGRLTPASGPGVPVG; from the coding sequence GTGTCCTCCCGTGTCGTGCTCGTCACCGGTGTCAGCCGCTACCTCGGCAGCCGGCTTGCGGGCGTGCTGGCGGCCGACCCGTCGATCGAGCGGGTCCTCGGCGTGGACAGCGCCCAGCCACGGCCGGAGCAGAAGAAGGCCCTCGGGCGTACCGAGTTCGTCCGCGCCGACATCCGCAACCCGCTGATCGCCAAGCTCATCGCGCAGGCCGAGGTGGACACGGTCGTGCACATGAACGTCCTCGCCACGCCCGCCGGAGCCGGCGGTCGCGCGGCGATGAAGGAGATCAACGTCATCGGCACCATGCAGTTGCTGGCGGCCTGCCAGAAGGCGCCGACCATGCGCAAGCTCGTCGTGAAGTCGACGACCGCCGTCTACGGCAGCTCTCCGCGCGACCCGGCGCTGTTCGACGAGTCGGTCGAGCCGCGGTTGCTGCCGAAGTCCGGCTATGCCAAGGACGCGGTCGAGGTGGAGGGCTACGTCCGCGGCTTCGGCCGGCGTCGCCCAGGCGTGACGCTGTCCCTGCTCCGCTTCACCAACTTCATCGGTGCGGGGATCGACACGCCACTGACCCGCTACTTCTCGCTGCCGGTCATCCCGACGGTCCTCGGTTTCGACCCGCGCATCCAGCTCTGCCACGAGGACGACGGCATCGAGGTGCTGTGCCGGGCGGTACGCGAGGAGCACCCCGGCATCGTCAACGTCGGAGGCTCCGGCGTGCTGCTGCTGTCCCAGGCGATCCGCCGGCTCGGCAAGCCGGCGCTGCCGGTCCCTGCGCCGGCGGTGTCGCTGGTGGCCCGGGCGATGCGCACCGCAGGCATCGTCGATGTCTCGCCCGAGCAGATGCGCTACCTCGAGCACGGTCGGGTCGCCGATGTCAGCCGGCTCCACGACACCTTCGGCTGGGGCCCCCGACCGACCGAGCAGGCCTTCGCCGATTTCGTGGAGCGGACGGGACAGCGTCGCCTGCTGAAGCCGCAGACCGCCGCCGCTGCCGAGCGGCTGTTGCTCGATGTGCTCACCCGCGGCCGGCTCACCCCGGCGTCCGGACCGGGTGTGCCCGTTGGCTGA
- a CDS encoding SAM-dependent chlorinase/fluorinase, which produces MAQQWLTFLSDYGIEDAFLGVCKGVMARTAPEVRVIDVLHLVAAQDVEQGAAVLAGALPYLPSPAVHLALVDPFRATPTRGVAVRTADGSTFVSPDNGLTSLGWAVLGGAVEARVIDNPALWHATPSRTFRGRDIFSPVAARLAAGLPLEQVGSALDVEELELLEQRRPTVEDDHVHGEIAQVDHFGNLTLNLQRSHLEQAGMSLGDEVELRCSGKTMVVPFLETYGQVGRGRLAVCEDAFRTVTVAVNSGSAAARLRAGRGEPLVISRLVTAPPPGPVVLPPEPNLLAGR; this is translated from the coding sequence GTGGCGCAGCAGTGGCTGACCTTCCTGTCGGACTACGGCATCGAGGATGCCTTCCTCGGCGTGTGCAAGGGCGTCATGGCCCGAACCGCGCCCGAGGTGCGGGTGATCGACGTGCTGCACCTCGTGGCGGCCCAGGACGTCGAGCAGGGCGCGGCGGTGCTGGCCGGCGCCCTGCCCTACCTCCCGTCGCCGGCGGTCCACCTGGCGCTCGTCGACCCCTTCCGGGCCACCCCGACGCGCGGCGTTGCCGTCCGTACGGCCGACGGCTCGACGTTCGTCTCGCCCGACAACGGGCTGACCAGTCTGGGCTGGGCGGTGCTCGGCGGTGCGGTCGAGGCGCGGGTCATCGACAACCCTGCGCTGTGGCACGCCACCCCGTCCCGCACCTTCCGCGGCCGCGACATCTTCTCGCCCGTGGCGGCGCGGCTGGCCGCTGGGCTGCCCCTCGAGCAGGTCGGCAGCGCGCTCGACGTCGAGGAGCTGGAGCTGCTCGAGCAGCGCCGGCCGACCGTGGAGGATGACCACGTGCACGGCGAGATCGCGCAGGTGGACCACTTCGGCAACCTCACGCTGAACCTCCAGCGGTCCCACCTCGAGCAGGCCGGCATGTCGCTGGGCGACGAGGTCGAGCTGCGCTGCAGCGGCAAGACGATGGTGGTGCCGTTCCTCGAGACCTACGGCCAGGTCGGCCGGGGCCGGCTCGCGGTGTGTGAGGACGCTTTCCGTACCGTCACCGTCGCCGTCAACTCGGGCAGCGCCGCGGCCCGGCTGCGAGCCGGTCGCGGGGAGCCGCTGGTCATCTCCCGGCTGGTCACCGCGCCGCCGCCGGGGCCGGTCGTCCTGCCCCCTGAGCCCAACCTGCTCGCCGGTCGCTGA
- a CDS encoding HAD-IB family hydrolase, whose protein sequence is MLAGAASAAAAEVEDSLGVPPDPTAAAFFDVDNTMIRGASIYFFGKGMAGRGMITTGDILRFGWQQLRFRVRGKEDLGAVAEARDKALGLVAGKSVAEIVAYGEEIYDELMERRIWSGTRALAQQHLDAGQRVWLVTATPVELARIIAARLGLTGALGTVSEVEDGCYTGRLVGEPLHGPAKAEAVRALAQREGLDLSRCTAYSDSHNDVPMLSAVGHAVAVNPDTALREQARARGWAVRDFRTGRKAAKVGVPAAAGAGAIAGGVVAGLALRRRRADRSLLSFG, encoded by the coding sequence GTGCTGGCCGGTGCCGCCTCGGCTGCGGCCGCAGAGGTCGAGGACAGCCTGGGCGTCCCCCCGGACCCCACGGCGGCGGCCTTCTTCGACGTCGACAACACGATGATCCGCGGCGCGTCGATCTACTTCTTCGGCAAGGGCATGGCCGGCCGGGGAATGATCACGACCGGGGACATCCTGCGCTTCGGCTGGCAGCAGCTGCGCTTCCGGGTGCGCGGCAAGGAGGATCTCGGTGCCGTCGCGGAGGCGCGCGACAAGGCGCTCGGTCTGGTGGCCGGCAAGTCGGTCGCCGAGATCGTCGCCTACGGCGAGGAGATCTACGACGAGCTGATGGAGCGCCGAATCTGGTCCGGTACGCGGGCGCTCGCCCAGCAGCACCTGGACGCCGGCCAGCGGGTGTGGCTGGTGACGGCCACGCCGGTCGAGCTGGCCCGGATCATCGCCGCCCGGCTGGGGCTGACCGGCGCGCTGGGCACCGTCAGCGAGGTCGAGGACGGCTGCTACACCGGCCGGCTGGTCGGCGAGCCGCTGCACGGGCCGGCCAAGGCGGAGGCGGTTCGGGCGCTGGCCCAGCGTGAGGGCCTGGACCTGTCGCGCTGCACGGCCTACAGCGACTCGCACAACGACGTGCCGATGCTGTCCGCGGTCGGGCACGCCGTCGCGGTCAACCCCGACACGGCACTGCGCGAGCAGGCCCGGGCGCGGGGCTGGGCCGTCCGCGACTTCCGCACGGGACGCAAGGCCGCAAAGGTGGGGGTGCCCGCGGCTGCCGGTGCGGGCGCGATCGCGGGCGGCGTGGTGGCCGGCCTGGCGCTGCGGCGCCGGCGCGCGGACCGCAGCCTGCTCAGCTTCGGCTGA
- a CDS encoding transglycosylase domain-containing protein has translation MSHARRRRLGRFVARLLLVLVLTVAVGATTFVKGLLAAPFDVRAVPPAPKSVLLLAADGTQFGQMRPPYRREVIRPQDIPDIMRKAIMSAEDARFLDHKGVDVIATMRAAYRDVSGGRTQGGSTITQQYVKNVYVGNDRTLLRKIKEAGLAVRLENRKSKEDILTDYLNVLYLGNNVYGVQAAAKYYFGVDIADLDLDETPGRGNRRDPGLALARASMLAGIAPAPSAWNPVKDFATARHRQKYTLNQMVINQHITSEQASDAFKRRDAVIPLQEGPPEPPSTAPEFADTVTELLRAQYKDDEDALYRSGLRVTTTLDMDLQEAVSRAAREVLPDPEDPQAAVVAIDITNGDVKAMTTLRRYPAKGDRPAVQDYQRFGYNLATRAYRSTGSTIKPFTLAVALEKGLTLETRRPAPGCDSMPDKFSKGGVYRYCNAAGEGSGSRGSLTLRKALQASVNTVYVPLAIEVGRDDIKDTMLAAGVKVAPPSAANPNPFATSPKSFGLGTTAEVTPLSLANAFGTLMNHGVHMEPRYLQETRTADREVVTEEPGKPEPAGRAMPAEVADLVVEAMSGVTEPGGTARAAKQGFLVYGKTGTTNGSIDAWFVGCARSPQNLCIATWLGYDDQTCEGIQSRACGEMKNIQGVKQVYGGTLPAKIFARTFEILREIQVDRARTAAGQLPAATPAVTPSPEATVRSSPQDRQTPRDPGPQDVDGPRAPAPQEPAEQPTQPPAQEPPQQPPPEPAPEPSRSRPPPLLPTPVAAAR, from the coding sequence ATGTCACACGCGCGCCGGCGCCGGCTGGGCCGCTTCGTCGCGCGACTGCTCCTGGTTCTGGTCCTCACCGTGGCGGTCGGTGCGACCACGTTCGTGAAGGGCCTGCTCGCCGCGCCTTTCGACGTCCGGGCAGTCCCACCGGCTCCCAAGTCGGTGCTGCTGCTCGCCGCGGACGGTACGCAGTTCGGGCAGATGCGGCCGCCGTACCGGCGCGAGGTGATCCGGCCCCAGGACATTCCCGACATCATGCGCAAGGCGATCATGTCCGCGGAGGACGCCCGCTTCCTCGACCACAAGGGCGTGGACGTCATCGCGACCATGCGGGCCGCCTACCGCGACGTGTCGGGCGGCCGCACCCAGGGCGGTTCGACCATCACCCAGCAGTACGTCAAGAACGTCTACGTGGGCAACGACCGGACCTTGCTTCGCAAGATCAAGGAGGCCGGGCTCGCGGTCCGCCTGGAGAACCGCAAGAGCAAGGAGGACATCCTCACCGACTACCTCAACGTGCTCTACCTGGGCAACAACGTCTACGGGGTGCAGGCGGCGGCGAAGTACTACTTCGGTGTCGACATCGCCGACCTCGACCTCGACGAGACGCCCGGGCGCGGCAACCGGCGCGACCCGGGTCTCGCCCTGGCCCGGGCGTCGATGCTGGCCGGTATCGCGCCGGCGCCCTCGGCGTGGAACCCGGTCAAGGACTTCGCCACCGCCCGGCACCGGCAGAAGTACACGCTCAACCAGATGGTGATCAACCAGCACATCACCAGCGAGCAGGCCAGCGACGCCTTCAAGCGCCGGGACGCGGTGATCCCGCTCCAGGAGGGTCCGCCGGAGCCGCCGAGCACTGCGCCGGAGTTCGCCGACACGGTCACCGAGTTGTTGCGGGCGCAGTACAAGGACGACGAGGACGCGCTCTACCGCAGTGGGCTCCGGGTGACCACGACGCTGGACATGGACCTGCAGGAGGCGGTGAGCCGCGCCGCCCGGGAGGTGCTGCCCGACCCGGAGGACCCGCAGGCCGCCGTCGTGGCGATCGACATCACCAACGGCGACGTCAAGGCCATGACGACGCTGCGGCGCTACCCCGCCAAGGGCGACCGTCCGGCCGTGCAGGACTACCAGCGGTTCGGCTACAACCTGGCCACCAGGGCCTACCGCTCGACCGGCTCGACGATCAAGCCGTTCACGCTGGCCGTGGCGCTCGAGAAGGGGCTGACCCTCGAGACCCGCCGGCCGGCCCCGGGCTGCGACTCGATGCCGGACAAGTTCTCCAAGGGCGGGGTCTACCGTTACTGCAACGCGGCCGGTGAGGGCAGCGGCAGCCGGGGCAGCCTGACCCTGCGCAAGGCGCTGCAGGCCTCCGTCAACACCGTCTACGTCCCGCTGGCCATCGAGGTGGGTCGGGACGACATCAAGGACACGATGCTGGCGGCCGGGGTGAAGGTCGCTCCGCCGAGTGCGGCGAACCCGAACCCGTTCGCCACCTCGCCGAAGTCCTTCGGTCTGGGCACGACGGCGGAGGTGACGCCGCTGTCGCTGGCCAACGCGTTCGGCACCCTGATGAACCACGGCGTGCACATGGAGCCGCGCTATCTGCAGGAGACCCGCACGGCCGACCGTGAGGTGGTCACGGAGGAGCCGGGCAAGCCCGAGCCCGCCGGTCGGGCGATGCCGGCAGAGGTCGCCGACCTCGTCGTCGAGGCGATGTCCGGCGTCACCGAGCCGGGCGGCACCGCCCGCGCCGCGAAGCAGGGCTTCCTGGTCTACGGCAAGACCGGCACCACCAACGGCAGCATCGACGCCTGGTTCGTCGGCTGCGCCCGGTCCCCGCAGAACCTCTGCATCGCGACCTGGCTGGGCTACGACGACCAGACCTGTGAGGGCATCCAGAGCCGCGCCTGCGGTGAGATGAAGAACATCCAGGGCGTGAAGCAGGTCTACGGCGGCACGCTGCCCGCGAAGATCTTCGCGCGGACCTTCGAGATCCTGCGCGAGATCCAGGTCGACCGGGCCCGGACGGCGGCGGGCCAGTTGCCGGCTGCCACGCCGGCTGTGACGCCCAGCCCCGAGGCGACCGTGCGCTCCAGCCCCCAGGACCGGCAGACCCCCCGGGATCCGGGTCCGCAGGACGTTGACGGGCCCCGGGCGCCGGCCCCGCAGGAGCCGGCCGAGCAGCCCACGCAGCCACCTGCGCAGGAGCCCCCGCAGCAGCCGCCACCGGAGCCCGCGCCGGAGCCGTCGCGGAGCCGGCCGCCCCCGCTCCTGCCCACACCGGTCGCTGCAGCACGCTGA
- a CDS encoding sigma-70 family RNA polymerase sigma factor, which produces MTRVGAATVGHRVRPVTVPAPTSAGDVRPAAVHAPAEGDAALTLAMVQRAQAGDAEAFGELYDCYVEMVYRYVYYRVGSPQVAEDLTSETFLRALRRLSSFTWQGRDVGAWFVTIARNLIADHYKSSRYRLEMTTDDVSGSGASTTLDGPESAVLETMQNKVLLESVKKLNAEQQECIVLRFLQGLSVAETAHVMGKNDGAIKALQYRAIRALGRLLPEGVEL; this is translated from the coding sequence GTGACCAGGGTCGGCGCCGCCACGGTCGGCCACCGGGTCCGCCCCGTCACCGTCCCCGCACCCACCTCTGCCGGCGACGTCCGACCGGCGGCCGTGCACGCCCCGGCCGAGGGCGACGCCGCCCTCACCCTTGCCATGGTCCAGCGCGCGCAGGCCGGTGATGCCGAGGCCTTCGGCGAGCTCTACGACTGCTACGTCGAGATGGTCTACCGCTACGTCTACTACCGGGTCGGCTCCCCTCAGGTCGCCGAGGATCTCACCAGCGAGACCTTCCTGCGAGCGCTGCGACGGCTGTCGTCGTTCACCTGGCAGGGCCGCGACGTCGGGGCCTGGTTCGTCACGATTGCCCGCAACCTGATCGCCGACCATTACAAGAGCAGTCGCTACCGGCTGGAGATGACGACGGACGACGTGTCCGGGTCCGGAGCCTCGACGACGCTGGACGGGCCGGAGAGCGCCGTCCTCGAGACGATGCAGAACAAGGTTCTGCTCGAGTCGGTCAAGAAGCTCAACGCCGAGCAGCAGGAGTGCATCGTGCTGCGCTTCCTGCAAGGTCTGTCGGTCGCCGAGACGGCGCACGTGATGGGCAAGAACGACGGCGCCATCAAGGCGCTGCAGTACCGCGCGATCCGCGCGCTGGGACGGCTGCTGCCCGAGGGGGTGGAGCTGTGA
- a CDS encoding lysophospholipid acyltransferase family protein, translating to MGKVIPLHGDGAGSTGAGPDAQSGPAAAGPASPFERKLAGGLAFLRRRLTGDYQVDDFGFDPDLTEHLLLPPLRPLYEKWFRVETRGLENVPDTGGALVVANHSGTIPMDALMTALALLDQHPASRHLRMLAADLVFRLPVVAPVARKAGNTLACTADAERLLTAGELVGVWPEGFKGIGKPFSERYKLQRFGRGGFVSAALRTGVPIIPCSIVGAEEIYPMIHNARVLARLLGLPYLPVTPTFPLLGPLGLVPLPSKWIIEFGEPVETQDLGGAAAAEDPMLVFNVTDQVRETIQSTLYTLLLQRRSVFF from the coding sequence ATGGGCAAAGTGATTCCGCTGCACGGCGACGGAGCCGGGAGTACGGGTGCCGGTCCGGACGCGCAGTCCGGTCCGGCCGCCGCGGGCCCGGCTTCCCCGTTCGAACGCAAGCTGGCCGGCGGGCTGGCCTTCCTGCGCCGCCGCCTGACCGGCGACTACCAGGTCGATGACTTCGGCTTCGACCCTGACCTCACCGAGCATCTGCTGCTCCCGCCGCTGCGCCCGCTGTACGAAAAGTGGTTCCGCGTCGAGACGCGCGGCCTGGAGAACGTGCCGGACACCGGCGGCGCGCTGGTGGTCGCGAACCACTCCGGCACGATCCCGATGGACGCGCTCATGACGGCGCTTGCGCTGCTCGACCAGCACCCGGCCTCCCGGCACCTGCGGATGCTCGCGGCGGACCTGGTCTTCCGGTTGCCGGTCGTCGCACCCGTCGCACGCAAGGCCGGTAACACACTTGCCTGCACCGCCGACGCCGAGCGGCTGCTGACGGCGGGCGAGTTGGTCGGCGTCTGGCCCGAGGGATTCAAGGGGATCGGTAAGCCGTTCAGCGAGCGCTACAAGCTGCAGCGTTTCGGCCGCGGCGGCTTCGTCTCGGCGGCGCTGCGGACCGGCGTGCCGATCATCCCGTGCTCGATCGTCGGGGCGGAGGAGATCTATCCGATGATCCACAATGCGCGGGTGCTGGCCCGTCTGCTCGGCCTGCCGTACCTGCCGGTGACGCCGACCTTCCCGTTGCTCGGCCCGCTCGGCCTCGTGCCGCTGCCGTCGAAGTGGATCATTGAGTTCGGGGAGCCGGTCGAGACGCAGGATCTCGGCGGCGCTGCCGCGGCCGAGGACCCGATGCTGGTCTTCAACGTCACCGACCAGGTGCGCGAGACGATCCAGTCCACCCTCTACACGCTGCTTCTGCAGCGGCGCAGCGTCTTTTTCTGA
- a CDS encoding DUF5667 domain-containing protein → MNLVGSRGAAAQLARLLDRGPSSGSGALARAAALAVRLRLVGTALDTDVIPRAEFRDALRMRLVAVATVQAPAARPFGARSSDAWSAAVSWRASSRASSVLAGALASVVAVSGVAVAGSQSLPGDPFYGVKRTVEALQLRSADGDIEKGTRHLDLAATRLREVRGLALGRDAVHAGPQLGPSAVSAGILLRSSVQPLAADDALNAPVADRVRDTLAAMDVETRDGTTLLTGAYRSSRAPEPLRALTRFAVRQSEGLSQLIPALPPVTQERARVSLALLSGVTEGANELLGIGSCGTVCAPPQVVPNLPPGSMKPADPPCGCEQPAPVPQTSASPPSEAPEPAPQPRPRPTRSASPEPSPKPSPAPSSRPLLPPLPPLPAPVPSLPLPTPLPTLTAPPLPVVPPTVESVLPGLSVLPGMTAGRAPSTPEPEPLPQPQPGTSRP, encoded by the coding sequence GTGAACCTGGTCGGCTCCCGCGGCGCGGCTGCACAGCTCGCCCGCCTGCTCGACCGTGGTCCCTCCAGCGGCTCCGGGGCGCTGGCGCGCGCTGCCGCACTCGCCGTTCGGCTGCGCCTGGTCGGCACGGCGCTGGACACCGACGTGATCCCGCGTGCGGAGTTCCGTGACGCGCTGCGGATGCGTCTGGTCGCGGTCGCGACCGTGCAGGCCCCCGCTGCCCGACCCTTTGGCGCCAGATCCTCCGACGCGTGGTCCGCCGCCGTCTCCTGGCGCGCCTCCTCCCGTGCCAGCTCCGTCCTCGCCGGTGCCCTCGCCTCTGTCGTCGCGGTCTCGGGAGTGGCCGTCGCGGGCAGCCAGTCGCTGCCCGGCGACCCGTTCTACGGCGTGAAGCGGACCGTGGAGGCGCTCCAGCTGCGGTCAGCCGACGGCGACATCGAGAAGGGCACCCGGCACCTCGACCTGGCCGCCACCCGACTGCGCGAGGTGCGGGGCCTCGCCCTCGGTCGCGACGCGGTACACGCCGGGCCGCAGCTCGGGCCGTCGGCGGTGTCGGCCGGCATCCTGCTCCGCAGCAGCGTGCAGCCGCTCGCGGCCGACGACGCCCTGAACGCACCGGTCGCCGACCGGGTACGCGACACGCTCGCGGCGATGGACGTCGAGACCCGCGACGGCACCACCCTGCTGACCGGCGCCTACCGCTCGTCGCGCGCCCCGGAGCCGCTGCGGGCGCTGACCCGCTTCGCGGTCCGGCAGTCCGAGGGCCTGTCGCAGCTGATCCCGGCGCTCCCGCCGGTCACCCAGGAGCGGGCCCGCGTCTCGCTGGCCCTGCTGAGTGGGGTGACCGAGGGCGCCAACGAACTGCTCGGCATCGGCAGCTGCGGGACGGTCTGCGCGCCGCCGCAGGTGGTGCCGAACCTGCCGCCCGGGTCCATGAAGCCGGCAGATCCGCCCTGCGGCTGCGAGCAGCCGGCGCCGGTGCCGCAGACCAGCGCCTCGCCGCCGTCCGAGGCGCCCGAGCCGGCCCCGCAGCCCCGGCCCCGGCCGACCCGCAGCGCGTCGCCGGAGCCCTCGCCGAAGCCCTCGCCGGCTCCCTCGAGCCGGCCACTGCTGCCACCGCTTCCCCCGCTGCCGGCGCCCGTCCCCTCCCTACCGCTGCCGACGCCGCTGCCGACGCTCACCGCGCCGCCGCTGCCGGTCGTCCCGCCCACCGTCGAGTCCGTCCTGCCGGGTCTGTCCGTGCTGCCGGGCATGACGGCGGGCCGCGCTCCGTCGACTCCTGAGCCGGAGCCGCTGCCGCAGCCACAGCCCGGCACTTCGCGCCCGTAG